A region of Dioscorea cayenensis subsp. rotundata cultivar TDr96_F1 chromosome 5, TDr96_F1_v2_PseudoChromosome.rev07_lg8_w22 25.fasta, whole genome shotgun sequence DNA encodes the following proteins:
- the LOC120261570 gene encoding ultraviolet-B receptor UVR8-like yields MDATTSGASPPLPYHNIIDQPLSLITPLQQTCQRLQRRCYGISTPGEFPLAAHPSVVLHVLTSNHLDPQELAYLEATCKFFRQPANFAPDTELSMSELAALDMCQERTIFKPMSFEEREVLKQRCGGSWKLVLRFLLAGEYCSRREKSQVLAGPGHSVAVTSKGEVYTFGSNSLGQLGHGTLVEEWKPRPVRSLQGIRIVQAAVGAGRTMLISDTGRVYAFGKDTFGETEFGVDWSKLLTTPQLIESLKDVFVVQAAIGNFFTAVLSREGRVYTFSWGSDERLGHHTQLNDVEPHQLKGPLENIPVVQISAGHCYLLALAYAPRGMSVYSVGCGLGGKLGHGTRSDEKYPKLIEEFHTLNLQPVMISAGSWHAAVVGRDGRVCTWGWGRHGCLGHGNEDCAIAPKVVEALSQVKVAHVATGDYTTFAVSEDGNVYSFGNGESLSLGHATGADGQPSRENVLIPKLVTSLKLEKEKVVQISLTNSVYWNAHTFALTDNGNVYAFGSGDKGQLGIQLDMQQMERGNPEQVEIDLS; encoded by the exons ATGGATGCAACTACCAGTGGAGCCAGTCCCCCTCTACCATATCACAACATCATAGATCAACCTCTCTCCCTCATCACTCCATTGCAGCAAACATGTCAGCGCTTGCAGCGGCGTTGCTATGGCATTTCAACCCCCGGAGAATTCCCCTTGGCTGCACACCCTTCtgttgttcttcatgttctAACCTCTAATCATTTGGATCCTCAGGAGCTGGCTTATCTTGAG GCAACATGCAAATTCTTTAGGCAGCCTGCCAACTTTGCTCCTGATACTGAATTATCGATGTCAGAGCTTGCGGCACTTGACATGTGTCAGGAGAGAACCATTTTTAAGCCAATGTCATTTGAGGAGAGGGAGGTCCTTAAGCAACGGTGTGGTGGTTCTTGGAAGCTTGTACTAAGGTTTTTGCTGGCAGGTGAATATTGTAGCCGCAGGGAGAAGTCTCAAGTGCTTGCTGGGCCTGGTCATAGTGTTGCTGTGACCTCCAAAGGGGAGGTCTACACATTTGGATCCAATAGCTTGGGTCAGCTTGGCCATGGTACTCTAGTAGAAGAATGGAAGCCACGCCCCGTCAG ATCATTGCAAGGCATCAGGATCGTTCAAGCTGCGGTAGGAGCCGGCCGGACTATGCTGATCAGTGATACCGGACGGGTTTATGCATTTGGAAAGGACACATTTGGAGAAACAGAGTTTGGGGTTGACTGGTCTAAGCTACTTACAACACCACAACTAATAGAATCGTTGAAAGATGTCTTTGTCGTCCAAGCTGCCATTGGCAATTTCTTTACTGCTGTCCTGTCAAGAGAGGGTCGGGTCTACACTTTCTCCTGGGGTAGTGATGAAAGGCTAGGCCATCATACACAGCTCAATGACGTGGAGCCTCATCAACTCAAGGGTCCTCTTGAGAACATTCCTGTGGTGCAGATTTCCGCTGGACATTGCTACCTGTTAGCATTGGCATATGCACCAAGGGGCAT GTCAGTATACTCAGTTGGCTGTGGTTTAGGTGGGAAGCTTGGACATGGTACTAGGAGTGATGAAAAGTACCCTAAGCTGATTGAGGAGTTTCATACTTTGAATTTGCAACCTGTGATGATTTCAGCTGGATCCTGGCATGCTGCTGTCGTGGGTCGAGATGGAAGGGTGTGCACTTGGGGATGGGGTCGTCACGGCTGCTTGGGTCATGGGAATGAGGACTGTGCGATTGCACCCAAAGTGGTGGAAGCATTGAGCCAAGTTAAGGTTGCACATGTTGCCACCGGTGACTACACCACATTTGCGGTGTCTGAGGACGGCAATGTCTATTCATTTGGAAATGGAGAATCCTTAAGTTTGGGGCATGCCACAGGAGCAGATGGCCAG CCCAGTAGGGAAAATGTGCTCATTCCCAAGCTGGTCACTTCACTGAAATTGGAAAAGGAGAAGGTAGTGCAAATCAGCCTCACCAATTCTGTCTACTGGAATGCCCACACATTTGCCCTCACAGACAATGGGAACGTCTACGCATTCGGATCAGGGGACAAAGGGCAGCTTGGCATCCAACTCGACATGCAACAAATGGAGCGGGGGAATCCTGAACAGGTTGAGATTGACCTCAGTTAA